The Micromonospora sp. NBC_01740 genome includes a window with the following:
- a CDS encoding outer membrane protein assembly factor BamB family protein: MPSPTANEPARLPMDRRRLLGLGVGAVTAAATGATVGAAPATAGRPAPRPGGPWSPGFALLGDTQIDVDLPERTEGVRWTYEQIAARNPEVVCHVGDIVEHGSVAEYDTYLDTIPAALRPRIRHVPGNHDWRWDSTAGERYGSLFGPSRYSFDHDGLHFVALDPSHLLQEPGGFGESGIRWLTRDLDRVPRGVPIVMLCHFPFGGDNYYVSDQERLLRLLDRYDVRAMFAGHVHAEQVQRFNGVTQLAVDDTRGSAIYYWVQRTDGPDGEVLKVTAVQRAADGSAESRAVLDIPIAGPRTAAAQRPQAISLDPAGAALAVSVRLAPHARTANVKAQLYPQHTYGLKDDGQWRNLAPDGAGRRYTGGLDLTSLPPGEHRMTVRVTDADGAWHEQTRTFALPDTARRLRWSEQLGAPVQAGLAARDGLLIAATTGGNVVGARPTRRGLSRRWQTRIGAVHGRPAFAPDGGTVYVPSDDHRLHALDAATGRRRFTHDAGAPVLGSPLVTTVDGRTVVVISAGETRQAVDARTGDPVWRVAGKGMFAGRAASDGTRVYAGAGDGNVYAHDARTGAVLWSFSTTTRTTAYSRLIYGPWADNLEVLPNGLVLVSTVASAFALDPATGEPRWSVAGSYVYAPKLVLDGGDVLMFDDGGRTASRVDPATGQARWTAGLGARPVSTGAAIHDGVAWTPTTTGLLVGLDVATGAVRSRLQLTTSAYCYSPPVVIGDLLLVGDQDGFLHGLAAD, translated from the coding sequence ATGCCATCGCCGACCGCCAACGAACCCGCCCGTCTCCCGATGGACCGCCGCCGTCTGCTCGGCCTGGGCGTCGGCGCGGTCACCGCAGCGGCGACCGGCGCGACGGTCGGCGCCGCGCCCGCGACCGCCGGCCGGCCCGCACCCCGCCCCGGCGGGCCCTGGTCGCCGGGGTTCGCGCTGCTGGGCGACACGCAGATCGACGTGGACCTGCCCGAGCGGACCGAGGGCGTGCGCTGGACGTACGAGCAGATCGCCGCCCGGAACCCGGAGGTCGTGTGCCACGTCGGGGACATCGTCGAGCACGGCTCCGTGGCCGAGTACGACACCTACCTCGACACCATCCCGGCGGCGCTGCGACCCCGGATCCGGCACGTGCCGGGCAACCACGACTGGCGCTGGGACAGCACGGCCGGTGAACGGTACGGGTCGTTGTTCGGGCCGAGCCGGTACTCGTTCGACCACGACGGCCTGCACTTCGTCGCGCTGGACCCGAGCCACCTGCTCCAGGAGCCGGGCGGGTTCGGCGAGTCCGGCATCCGGTGGCTGACCCGCGACCTGGACCGGGTGCCGCGCGGCGTGCCGATCGTCATGCTCTGCCACTTCCCGTTCGGCGGCGACAACTACTACGTCTCCGACCAGGAGCGGCTGCTGCGGCTGCTCGACCGCTACGACGTACGGGCCATGTTCGCCGGGCACGTGCACGCCGAGCAGGTGCAGCGCTTCAACGGGGTGACCCAGTTGGCGGTCGACGACACCCGCGGCTCGGCGATCTACTACTGGGTGCAGCGCACCGACGGGCCCGACGGCGAGGTGCTGAAGGTCACGGCCGTGCAGCGGGCTGCCGACGGCAGCGCCGAGTCCCGGGCGGTGCTGGACATCCCGATCGCCGGCCCGCGTACCGCCGCCGCGCAGCGACCCCAGGCGATCTCGCTCGACCCGGCGGGCGCCGCGCTGGCGGTGTCCGTGCGGCTCGCCCCGCACGCCCGCACCGCCAACGTGAAGGCCCAGCTCTATCCGCAGCACACCTACGGGCTCAAGGACGACGGCCAGTGGCGCAACCTGGCCCCCGACGGGGCCGGCCGCCGCTACACCGGCGGGCTGGACCTCACGTCGCTCCCGCCCGGCGAGCACCGGATGACCGTACGGGTCACCGACGCCGACGGCGCCTGGCACGAGCAGACCCGCACCTTCGCCCTTCCCGACACCGCCCGGCGGCTGCGCTGGAGCGAGCAGCTCGGCGCGCCGGTGCAGGCCGGCCTGGCGGCCCGGGACGGCCTGCTGATCGCGGCGACCACCGGCGGGAACGTCGTCGGCGCCCGGCCCACCCGCCGGGGACTGTCCCGGCGCTGGCAGACGCGGATCGGCGCGGTGCACGGCCGGCCGGCGTTCGCCCCCGACGGCGGGACCGTCTACGTCCCCTCCGACGACCACCGCCTCCACGCCCTCGACGCGGCCACCGGCCGGCGCCGGTTCACCCACGACGCCGGTGCCCCGGTGCTCGGCAGCCCGCTGGTCACCACGGTCGACGGCCGTACCGTCGTGGTGATCTCCGCCGGCGAGACCCGGCAGGCCGTCGACGCGCGCACGGGCGACCCGGTGTGGCGGGTGGCCGGGAAGGGCATGTTCGCCGGGCGCGCCGCGAGCGACGGCACCCGGGTCTACGCCGGCGCCGGCGACGGCAACGTCTACGCCCACGACGCCCGCACCGGTGCCGTGCTCTGGTCGTTCTCCACCACCACCCGCACCACCGCCTACAGCCGCCTCATCTACGGCCCCTGGGCGGACAACCTGGAGGTGCTGCCCAACGGGCTGGTCCTGGTGTCCACCGTGGCCAGCGCGTTCGCGCTGGACCCCGCGACCGGAGAACCCCGCTGGTCGGTGGCTGGCTCCTACGTCTACGCCCCGAAGCTCGTGCTGGACGGCGGCGACGTGCTGATGTTCGACGACGGCGGTCGTACCGCCTCCCGGGTGGACCCGGCCACCGGCCAGGCCCGCTGGACAGCCGGGCTGGGCGCCCGCCCGGTCAGCACCGGCGCGGCGATCCACGACGGCGTCGCGTGGACCCCGACCACCACGGGACTGCTGGTCGGGCTCGACGTGGCCACCGGGGCCGTCCGCTCCCGGTTGCAACTGACGACCAGCGCCTACTGCTACAGCCCGCCGGTCGTCATCGGCGACCTGCTGCTGGTCGGCGACCAGGACGGTTTCCTGCACGGCCTCGCCGCCGACTGA
- a CDS encoding DUF1772 domain-containing protein, with the protein MTRDRLTWTVLVVLVWTAMMSFGGVAAETVMLYPNIFGDPPASLDRAREFLVAGGPSDYFPPLGATVVLACLAAAVLTWRDRRLRWWIAGAAVVFVACEFLFSVFFFWPRNEIMFVDPVGTHSPEYLRQVAAEFVAGHRVRLVGGAVTAALAFVALLRWAGRPGADPADQAGRRATDPADQAA; encoded by the coding sequence ATGACCCGCGACAGGCTCACCTGGACGGTGCTCGTCGTTCTGGTGTGGACGGCGATGATGTCGTTCGGCGGCGTCGCCGCCGAGACCGTGATGCTCTACCCGAACATCTTCGGGGACCCGCCGGCGTCGCTGGACCGGGCCCGCGAGTTCCTGGTGGCGGGCGGCCCGAGTGACTACTTTCCGCCGCTCGGCGCGACCGTCGTGCTCGCCTGCCTCGCCGCGGCGGTGCTGACCTGGCGCGACCGCCGGCTGCGCTGGTGGATCGCCGGCGCGGCCGTGGTCTTCGTCGCCTGCGAGTTCCTGTTCTCCGTGTTCTTCTTCTGGCCGCGCAACGAGATCATGTTCGTCGACCCGGTCGGCACACACTCACCGGAGTACCTGCGTCAGGTCGCGGCCGAGTTCGTCGCCGGGCACCGGGTGCGCCTGGTGGGCGGGGCGGTGACCGCCGCGCTGGCGTTCGTCGCGCTGCTGCGTTGGGCAGGGCGGCCCGGCGCGGACCCGGCCGACCAGGCGGGACGGCGCGCCACGGACCCGGCCGACCAGGCGGCGTGA
- the ligD gene encoding non-homologous end-joining DNA ligase yields MSGADETRDGVSLTNLDQPLFDGADATKRDLVDYLDAVHERILPQLRGRPLSVIRVRPGQPPFMQKNLPKYTPDWVARTPVWAEASHREISYALCDDRRTLLWFANQRAVEYHPTLATVDDLHRPTHLVLDLDPPEGDSFALAVAAARLVRQALADAGLAGAVKTSGAKGVHVFVPVAEGATVEDMAAATRAVAARAERLDPALATTAFIREDRGGKVFVDSTRAGGATVVAAYSPRLRPGVPVSFPVDWSDLGDVTPADFTIRTAPALIAGRDPWAERLPAPQQLPADLVAEGHTIPVARVQAMHEGKRRARARRAAG; encoded by the coding sequence ATGAGTGGCGCTGACGAGACCCGGGACGGGGTGTCGCTGACCAACCTCGACCAGCCGTTGTTCGACGGCGCCGACGCGACCAAGCGGGACCTGGTCGACTACCTCGACGCGGTGCACGAGCGGATCCTGCCGCAACTGCGCGGCCGGCCGCTGTCGGTGATCCGGGTCCGGCCGGGGCAGCCGCCGTTCATGCAGAAGAACCTGCCGAAGTACACGCCGGACTGGGTGGCCCGCACGCCGGTCTGGGCCGAGGCGTCGCACCGCGAGATCTCGTACGCGCTCTGCGACGACCGGCGCACCCTGCTCTGGTTCGCCAACCAGCGCGCGGTGGAGTACCACCCCACCCTGGCCACGGTCGACGACCTGCACCGCCCCACCCACCTGGTGCTGGACCTCGATCCGCCGGAGGGGGACTCCTTCGCGCTGGCGGTCGCCGCGGCACGGCTGGTCCGGCAGGCGCTCGCCGACGCGGGGCTCGCCGGCGCGGTCAAGACCAGCGGGGCCAAGGGCGTGCACGTCTTCGTACCGGTCGCGGAGGGCGCCACGGTGGAGGACATGGCCGCCGCGACCCGGGCGGTGGCGGCCCGCGCCGAACGGCTCGACCCGGCGCTGGCCACCACCGCCTTCATCCGCGAGGACCGGGGCGGCAAGGTGTTCGTCGACTCGACCCGGGCCGGCGGGGCGACAGTGGTGGCCGCCTACAGCCCCCGGCTGCGGCCGGGCGTGCCGGTCTCCTTCCCGGTCGACTGGTCCGACCTGGGCGACGTGACCCCGGCCGACTTCACCATCCGCACGGCCCCGGCGCTGATCGCCGGACGCGACCCCTGGGCCGAGCGGCTGCCCGCGCCGCAGCAGCTCCCGGCGGACCTGGTCGCGGAGGGGCACACCATCCCGGTCGCCCGGGTGCAGGCCATGCACGAGGGCAAGCGCCGGGCCCGCGCCCGCCGCGCCGCCGGCTGA